Proteins found in one Bremerella volcania genomic segment:
- a CDS encoding putative sugar nucleotidyl transferase, whose translation MNCILFEDRSVSKLYPIVLARPAYGITCGGFRLAELLAEKFDACRGVVRYHIAALQAQYYPQLQETPPEEGQPTLLISASVVPRVQTLEKLTRWVQSKQPGIVLHEGRVIAALLPPGHRIPNTSSTYDEFLSFVDALASKPELSPRDETFELFEYAHDVVRFNEEIIHENLEYRLKTGNYREVQEGLYAAGEISLAENVSVDASSGPIVVEEGVSIGPFCFLRGPAYLGPNVKVIEHSAIKDAVSLGHTTKIGGEVEATVIEPFSNKQHHGFLGHSYLGSWINLGAGTSNSDLKNTYGTVNMDYPFGRVATKMQFVGSIFGDYSKTAINTGIFTGKTIGVCSMLYGFVTTNVPSFVNYARLFGQVTELPPEVMISTQQRMFQRRNVTQTPCDIQLIHDMYLLTQEERQLTGEPLVF comes from the coding sequence ATGAATTGCATCCTCTTTGAAGACCGTTCGGTTTCCAAACTGTATCCGATCGTGCTTGCGCGACCTGCCTATGGGATCACATGCGGCGGTTTTCGCCTGGCCGAACTGTTAGCCGAGAAGTTCGACGCTTGCCGCGGTGTCGTGCGGTATCACATCGCCGCACTTCAAGCACAGTATTACCCGCAGCTTCAAGAAACGCCCCCAGAGGAAGGTCAGCCGACACTCCTTATAAGTGCCAGTGTCGTGCCACGGGTGCAGACCCTGGAAAAGCTGACTCGTTGGGTTCAATCAAAGCAGCCAGGCATCGTTCTGCACGAAGGCCGGGTCATCGCCGCCTTGCTGCCGCCAGGGCATCGAATCCCCAACACCAGCAGCACTTACGACGAGTTCCTTTCGTTTGTCGACGCCTTGGCTTCCAAGCCTGAGCTTTCGCCGCGCGACGAAACGTTCGAGTTATTCGAGTACGCCCATGACGTCGTCCGATTTAACGAAGAAATCATTCACGAAAACTTAGAATACCGCCTGAAGACCGGCAACTACCGCGAGGTCCAGGAAGGGCTTTACGCTGCCGGCGAGATCAGCCTGGCCGAGAACGTTTCGGTCGATGCGTCGAGCGGTCCGATCGTGGTCGAAGAAGGCGTAAGTATCGGTCCCTTCTGCTTTTTGCGGGGGCCAGCCTACCTCGGCCCGAACGTGAAGGTGATCGAACATTCGGCCATTAAAGATGCCGTTTCGTTAGGACATACGACCAAAATCGGTGGCGAGGTAGAAGCAACGGTCATAGAACCTTTCTCGAACAAGCAGCACCACGGTTTCCTTGGACATAGTTATTTGGGAAGCTGGATAAACCTGGGTGCTGGTACATCCAACAGCGACCTGAAGAATACCTACGGAACGGTCAACATGGACTATCCGTTTGGCCGCGTCGCCACGAAAATGCAGTTCGTGGGATCGATTTTTGGGGACTACTCAAAGACGGCCATCAATACGGGTATATTTACCGGTAAGACGATTGGCGTCTGCAGCATGTTATACGGCTTCGTCACGACCAACGTCCCAAGCTTCGTGAACTACGCCCGACTGTTCGGTCAAGTCACGGAACTTCCGCCTGAGGTCATGATTTCCACCCAACAAAGAATGTTCCAGCGGCGTAATGTAACCCAGACGCCGTGCGACATCCAACTCATACACGATATGTACCTGCTCACTCAGGAAGAGCGTCAACTGACGGGTGAGCCCCTCGTTTTTTAG
- a CDS encoding DUF6268 family outer membrane beta-barrel protein — protein MTRPIWVLLLLMLALTGRSLGQSPYAPSQHPSAEPSYAYSPPGEPGLPWAEPEAVELAPEVVLPEEPPPKEQRRGRQGKGGPFGGSAGPGYGVEWFPAQPVQGQDVDFQLFEQNASAGLPIYRGDYGTAVLTVGVQNTHYFTDAVLPDTGRAFPDELWNVKFGLTYIRQFDSGSSLGIISSVGSASDQPFQSGDEINLNLISFLRKPAWNERDAWMFGVMYSPTGSLNFPVPIIAYEWNRSESFQMNLGIPFSMTWRPREDWTLNLAYVPLTNGSVMLTHDLAEDWHIYGGYKSVAQSYFLSDRVDKDDRFFSLQQRLVSGIRWDVGKYGALDLSTGYAFDRRYGEGENQGSTLHDEVQVEPGAFIGLDFRLLF, from the coding sequence ATGACACGACCAATCTGGGTTTTACTGCTGCTGATGCTCGCACTAACCGGGCGATCGCTTGGGCAGTCTCCCTATGCGCCCAGCCAGCATCCGTCGGCAGAGCCTTCGTACGCATACTCACCGCCAGGCGAGCCCGGGTTGCCGTGGGCTGAGCCTGAAGCAGTGGAATTGGCGCCAGAGGTCGTCTTGCCGGAAGAGCCTCCACCGAAAGAGCAGCGCCGCGGCCGGCAGGGGAAGGGAGGTCCTTTCGGCGGTTCGGCCGGGCCTGGCTATGGGGTCGAATGGTTTCCGGCTCAGCCAGTCCAGGGGCAGGACGTCGACTTCCAACTGTTCGAGCAAAATGCCTCGGCAGGGCTGCCGATCTATCGTGGCGACTACGGTACGGCCGTGTTGACCGTTGGCGTGCAGAACACCCATTACTTCACCGATGCCGTCCTGCCGGATACCGGCCGGGCATTTCCCGATGAACTGTGGAACGTCAAGTTTGGCCTGACCTACATCCGCCAGTTCGATAGCGGGTCGTCGCTGGGCATTATCAGCAGTGTCGGTTCGGCAAGCGATCAGCCGTTTCAAAGTGGGGACGAGATCAACTTGAACCTGATTTCGTTTCTGCGGAAGCCTGCGTGGAATGAGCGCGACGCGTGGATGTTTGGCGTGATGTATTCGCCGACCGGATCGCTCAACTTTCCGGTCCCGATTATCGCTTACGAATGGAACCGGTCGGAATCGTTCCAGATGAACCTGGGCATACCGTTCTCGATGACGTGGCGGCCGCGGGAAGACTGGACGTTGAATCTTGCTTACGTTCCGCTCACCAACGGAAGCGTCATGCTGACGCACGATCTTGCCGAAGACTGGCACATTTACGGCGGATATAAGTCGGTCGCCCAGTCGTACTTCTTGAGCGATCGCGTCGACAAGGATGACCGCTTTTTCTCGCTGCAGCAGCGGCTGGTGTCCGGCATTCGCTGGGACGTGGGGAAGTACGGAGCGTTGGACCTGAGCACCGGTTACGCGTTTGACCGGCGATACGGCGAAGGAGAGAACCAAGGGTCGACCCTGCACGATGAAGTGCAGGTCGAACCGGGGGCGTTTATCGGGCTGGACTTCCGGCTGCTCTTCTAA
- the metF gene encoding methylenetetrahydrofolate reductase [NAD(P)H] has protein sequence MLSDFYKPGQLPISFELYPPKTDKGVRSLMLQVERLMKHKPAYITCTYGAGGSTRGKTLEIVEKVKTLFQVPVAAHLTVVGSSVADLRSFLAEAERRGVDYIVALRGDPPQGETKFKPNPKGLRYANELVELINDEFNELGVLVAGYPETHQEAPSPEVDLENLKRKVDAGAQVIVSQLFFRNSDFYSWRERCEKAGITVPIVPGIFPINSLAQISKIAKMCGAGIPKKLYEKLNQKPDDPEWHKRVGTAYASQQVNDLADNGVPGFHFYVLNQAEATGKILTALKEHMAKKKSGSPA, from the coding sequence ATGCTTTCCGATTTTTACAAGCCCGGCCAGTTGCCGATCTCGTTTGAGCTTTATCCTCCCAAGACCGACAAGGGAGTACGGTCGCTCATGCTGCAGGTCGAGCGGCTGATGAAGCACAAGCCTGCCTACATCACCTGCACCTACGGTGCCGGCGGTTCGACGCGCGGGAAGACTCTCGAAATTGTCGAGAAGGTCAAAACCTTGTTTCAGGTGCCGGTCGCGGCGCACCTGACCGTGGTCGGTTCCAGCGTGGCCGACCTGCGTAGCTTTCTGGCCGAAGCCGAACGTCGCGGTGTCGATTACATCGTCGCCCTGCGTGGTGACCCGCCCCAAGGGGAAACCAAGTTCAAGCCGAATCCCAAGGGACTGCGCTACGCCAACGAACTGGTCGAACTGATCAACGACGAATTCAACGAACTGGGCGTCCTCGTGGCCGGCTATCCCGAAACCCACCAGGAAGCTCCCAGCCCGGAAGTCGATCTCGAGAACCTCAAACGCAAGGTCGACGCCGGTGCCCAGGTCATCGTCTCGCAGCTGTTCTTCCGCAACAGCGACTTCTACAGCTGGCGCGAACGCTGCGAGAAGGCCGGCATCACCGTGCCGATCGTGCCGGGCATCTTCCCGATCAATAGCCTGGCTCAGATCTCGAAGATTGCCAAAATGTGCGGCGCTGGCATTCCGAAGAAACTGTACGAAAAGCTGAATCAGAAGCCGGACGACCCCGAGTGGCACAAGCGTGTCGGCACGGCCTACGCATCGCAGCAAGTGAACGACCTGGCCGACAACGGCGTCCCAGGCTTCCACTTCTACGTGCTGAATCAAGCCGAAGCCACCGGTAAAATTCTGACGGCTCTGAAAGAGCACATGGCCAAGAAGAAGTCCGGCTCGCCTGCTTAG
- a CDS encoding FliA/WhiG family RNA polymerase sigma factor, with protein sequence MATTTATREDVSHLWEAYKEDPSRKELRNQLVERYLPLVKYNGERIWARLPEGVELDDLISAGVFGLMDAIDAFDMSRGVKFETYCVPRIRGAMLDELRTMDWVPRLVRSKASKLNEATKQLEAKFGRAPTHQELADHMQMPLKELEKMVSDANAVGLISLNKKWYETDSYKDVREIDILEDKKGEDPTRRIQKNDLMRLVTKGLNRNERLIIILYYYEELTMKEIGATLDLSESRVSQMHSSIVSRLQSQLGRRKPEFGTV encoded by the coding sequence ATGGCAACGACGACCGCGACCAGGGAAGACGTGTCTCACTTGTGGGAAGCCTACAAAGAAGACCCGTCGCGGAAAGAACTACGAAACCAACTTGTTGAACGCTATCTGCCGCTGGTGAAATACAACGGCGAGCGGATCTGGGCTCGGCTCCCCGAAGGGGTCGAACTGGACGACCTGATCTCGGCAGGCGTCTTTGGCTTGATGGACGCAATCGACGCGTTCGACATGAGCCGAGGCGTTAAGTTTGAAACGTATTGCGTTCCGCGTATTCGCGGTGCGATGCTGGACGAACTGCGGACGATGGACTGGGTACCGCGTCTGGTTCGCTCGAAAGCGAGCAAACTGAACGAAGCGACCAAGCAATTGGAAGCCAAATTCGGACGAGCACCCACTCACCAAGAGCTGGCGGACCATATGCAGATGCCGCTCAAGGAACTCGAAAAGATGGTCTCCGACGCCAACGCCGTCGGGCTGATCAGTCTCAACAAAAAGTGGTACGAAACGGACAGCTACAAAGACGTCCGCGAGATCGATATTCTGGAAGACAAGAAGGGGGAAGACCCCACGCGTCGCATTCAAAAGAATGACCTGATGCGTCTGGTGACCAAGGGGCTCAATCGCAACGAGCGTCTGATCATCATTCTCTATTACTACGAAGAGCTGACCATGAAGGAAATCGGCGCCACGCTCGACCTGAGCGAAAGCCGCGTCAGCCAGATGCACAGCAGCATCGTCTCGCGACTACAAAGCCAACTCGGCCGTCGCAAGCCAGAGTTCGGAACGGTTTAG
- a CDS encoding succinylglutamate desuccinylase/aspartoacylase family protein, with product MDARHPHQPAHQPSRSFVIGGQYVGPGNRLRLEIPVARLPTGTYITLPIEVLHGPVEGPTAWVSAAVHGDELNGVEIARMLLEKLNPSKLIGTLIVVPMVNGFGVINQSRYLPDRRDLNRSFPGSNSGSLASRLAKLMMTEVVSRCQYGIDLHTGSNLRTNLPQIRGDMDDEETYECALAFGAPAVVHSDLRDGSLRAAANAKGIKVLLYEAGEPNRFNHDSIKVGVNGVMRVLSFLNMLKSPVKLPKRAPKMIRESTWVRAKRSGIVRLLVELGDEVEMGQQIGIIADVFGTDPKYLKAPYDGLIIGLSNNPIAHQGDGLVHVGRVDS from the coding sequence ATGGACGCGCGACATCCTCATCAACCTGCTCATCAGCCAAGCCGTTCGTTTGTCATCGGTGGGCAGTACGTAGGCCCCGGCAATCGGCTCCGTCTGGAAATCCCCGTCGCCAGGCTTCCTACGGGGACCTATATCACGCTTCCGATCGAAGTGCTGCATGGACCGGTCGAAGGACCTACCGCCTGGGTTTCCGCCGCCGTGCACGGCGACGAGTTGAATGGCGTCGAAATCGCCCGGATGCTTCTGGAGAAGCTGAATCCCAGCAAATTGATCGGCACCCTGATTGTGGTGCCGATGGTCAACGGCTTCGGCGTGATCAATCAAAGCCGCTACTTGCCTGACCGACGCGACCTGAACCGCTCGTTCCCTGGCTCCAATAGCGGCTCGCTCGCTTCGCGTCTGGCCAAGTTGATGATGACTGAAGTTGTTTCGCGTTGTCAGTACGGCATCGATCTGCATACGGGTTCCAACTTGCGTACCAATCTTCCGCAGATCCGCGGCGACATGGACGACGAAGAGACGTACGAGTGTGCGCTTGCATTTGGGGCCCCGGCGGTTGTCCACTCGGACCTGCGCGACGGCTCACTGCGTGCGGCCGCCAACGCCAAGGGGATCAAGGTCCTTCTTTACGAAGCCGGTGAACCGAACCGATTCAATCATGACTCGATCAAAGTAGGCGTGAACGGCGTGATGCGGGTTCTTTCGTTTCTGAACATGCTCAAGTCACCGGTCAAGCTTCCCAAACGAGCACCCAAGATGATCCGCGAGTCGACCTGGGTACGAGCCAAACGTAGCGGCATTGTGCGTTTACTCGTCGAACTGGGCGACGAGGTTGAAATGGGCCAGCAGATCGGCATTATCGCCGATGTGTTTGGAACGGACCCCAAGTATTTAAAGGCTCCGTATGACGGCCTGATCATCGGACTATCCAATAACCCGATTGCGCATCAGGGGGATGGTTTGGTGCATGTTGGGCGTGTTGATTCTTAA
- a CDS encoding GGDEF domain-containing protein translates to MFNRTMAELLTFVLGDVFGVVTLVVGILIGFWLGRLWAKYIQPHQMPAPPEGESTVYREQLAGMIQFTSHFTGDLSKHIELLENLEQKLAHPEGDQPVADDGPSAKAVELIAQITAANQKLKQRLESAEATLKTQSQELEDTLSEARTDALTQLLNRRAFDEERERRWALWQRKQQPFSLLILDIDHFKRVNDTYGHDAGDQVLREVAARLNSVMRKTDYLARIGGEELAILVPEADGTSVSTVAMKVLNVVRSLPVEYGQMSIEVTVSCGLMPVIHADGLETLTKGADAALYAAKAAGRNCGFLNDGESLIPIESQTSLPAQHGESPATSQPSSTKDESEPTARIQVSELDSAANELKNRLFLISQNIMP, encoded by the coding sequence TTGTTTAACCGAACTATGGCTGAGCTTTTGACTTTCGTTCTGGGTGACGTTTTCGGCGTGGTAACTCTCGTCGTGGGGATCTTAATCGGTTTCTGGCTGGGAAGATTGTGGGCCAAGTACATTCAGCCCCATCAAATGCCCGCACCGCCCGAAGGGGAATCGACCGTCTATCGCGAGCAGTTGGCTGGCATGATTCAGTTCACCAGCCATTTCACCGGCGATCTGAGCAAGCATATCGAGCTACTGGAGAACCTGGAACAGAAGTTAGCTCACCCAGAGGGTGACCAGCCGGTCGCCGACGACGGCCCCTCAGCCAAAGCAGTCGAACTGATCGCCCAGATTACCGCCGCCAATCAAAAGCTGAAGCAGCGTCTGGAGTCGGCCGAAGCCACGCTCAAGACGCAATCGCAGGAATTGGAAGACACCTTGTCGGAAGCCCGGACCGACGCACTGACGCAGCTTTTGAACCGCCGTGCGTTCGACGAAGAACGTGAGCGCCGGTGGGCGCTCTGGCAGCGAAAGCAACAGCCGTTCAGCCTGTTGATCCTCGACATCGATCATTTCAAACGCGTCAACGATACCTACGGGCATGATGCCGGCGACCAGGTGCTGCGTGAAGTGGCAGCTCGCCTGAACAGCGTCATGCGAAAGACCGACTACCTGGCGCGGATCGGTGGTGAAGAGTTGGCGATCCTGGTTCCTGAAGCGGATGGGACCTCGGTTTCCACGGTCGCCATGAAGGTGCTCAACGTGGTGCGCTCTTTGCCGGTAGAATACGGCCAGATGTCGATCGAGGTCACCGTCAGTTGCGGCCTGATGCCGGTGATTCATGCCGATGGTCTCGAAACGCTGACCAAAGGGGCCGACGCAGCACTGTACGCCGCCAAAGCAGCCGGGCGGAATTGTGGCTTCCTGAACGACGGCGAGTCGCTGATTCCTATTGAAAGCCAAACTTCGCTACCTGCCCAGCATGGCGAGTCGCCGGCAACCAGCCAGCCGTCTTCGACCAAAGACGAGTCGGAACCAACCGCTCGAATTCAAGTCAGCGAACTTGATTCGGCGGCGAATGAACTCAAAAATCGACTGTTTCTGATTTCGCAAAACATTATGCCGTAA